The Cicer arietinum cultivar CDC Frontier isolate Library 1 chromosome 1, Cicar.CDCFrontier_v2.0, whole genome shotgun sequence genome contains the following window.
TTGCCACTGGAAGTGCAGATACATCAATAAAGCTATTTGAGgtggtaatttattatttagatgGAATGCATTGCTCTTTCTTGACACAACTCTCAAACTTATGCTTCAATTTATTTGGCAGGTTTCAAAGATCAAGCAGATGTTGCTCCCAGATGCAAAGGATGGTCCTGTGCGGTCGGTTGTAAAAACATATTATGACCATATACAAGTATATTTGCACTTTTCCATGTTCTGTTGAATTTATTATGTGAAACTGCTGTTTCTTCCATTGCAAAGTTTGATATttctgcttttttttttaaattaataactgcCCTCTGCACTTAGCGGTGATGATGACTTGGCTTCATGATAGCAGTTTAATTTCTAAGGTGCTAGATAACTAATTTGTTCGAGTTtgaaaatattacattttttggacagaaaaatattacattttgtTTAGTGTTCATTTAAAATCACACAATATTTGGCACTTTATGGTTACTAGATAGAGAGATTTCTAGTTAGCTTACTGAAAAACAGAGCATCGGTTTATGCTGGTCAGCATATTTGCATGTGACTAAAGTTGTatgattatttttcatttacattTCACCAGACCTGTAGAAGCTCTTAGTTCAAAATATGTTGTTGTCGTGATAAATTTACGTAACATGAACCCAATATTTGAATATCAACATCCCAACTTCTATTTGTTTATATGCTGTTGTGGAGATCTTTCTTTACTTGTATTACATTGTCACTTGCTCTAATACTGCTGGGTTTTGGCAGGTTCTTGTTTTGACATATCCCATTATGCTTTTACGTATTTAGATGTAAAGCTTATAAAATGATTCTGAGAAATTGTCCTTATAAATCTGACTTTTCTTAAATTAACAAAACTGCAGCCAGTGAATGATCTGGATTTTCATCCGCAAGGTACTATCCTGGTTTCTGGAGCCAAAGATCAGTCAATAAAGTATGATCTCTTGTAGTATaacgtaatttttttttctgcaaTATGCATCTCATCTGTATTCTTTTTTCTTGTTTCTGTcctttatattttgtaaatgcTCTTAGAATTTAACATGCTGGTCCAATATCATTCAGGTTTTTTGATATTTCAAAAGCCAATGCCAAGAGATCATACAGGGTTATCCAGGTAGTGCTATTCTACAATTATATACTAGCAACAAAAACGAGCAATAATAAGAATTAAGTATAAACTTCTATTTGTGTTGAACTTTGTCTTGCAGGACACGCACAATGTTCGTTCTGTATCTTTTCACCCCTCAGGAAACTTTCTTTTGGCaggtatatatttttatcacatCTTTCTGCTTAATAATATGCTAAAAACGTCTTTTTCTTTCCTAAAATGGATTCAATCTTCATTTTGTGTTCttgtgttaattaattaaatgaaaatttgcAATTACAAACATCATGTTCCAGGATAGTTGTCGTGGAGCTATATTCATTGTATCATGTCATGTTCACCCTTCAGTATTATCTGTATGTATGAAACCGAGCTTCGGAAGTCATGTGTTCCAGTGAACTACTTCTGGCTTGTGTCAATACCTTTTTTGAGCATAGACAATATAGCCTAGTCAACACCTTTAGGTTAATATTTCTCTGAACCACTCTTATTTATGAGTTTAGGCCATAAATTAGCAATACCTTTAGGTTAATATTCCTCATTATAGGGGTTATGATATCGAGTGCCACTGGGTGACTTTTTGGTATTGGTATTTGATAATATGAACATAAAGGCAGAAAGCATGTCTTTGTTTCTAGATTACCTTCCACTCAGCATCTTTACTTTCTTCCTTGATTCTCTAAAACACCAATGATGATAAATATCAATTTCCAACAGGCACTGATCATGCAATTCCACATTTGTATGATATAAATACCTTTCAGTGTTATCTGTCAGCAAATGTCCCAGATGTTAACCCTAATGGAGCCATCAACCAGGTGTGTGAATTCTGTATCGTTCTCAAACTGTCAATTACCTCTATTGTACTTTTATTGGTGCTACAGTGATGCCAATCATTTCCCTGTCTGATTTGTAGGTTAGATATTCTTGTACAGGTTCCATGTATGTTACAGCATCTAAAGATGGTGCTATTCGATTGTGGGATGGCATCACTGCCAATTGTGTGCGCTCAATAACTGCAGCACATGGAACAGTAGAGGCTACCAGTGCAATTTTTACAAAAGATCAAAGGTATAATACATTTTGGAgcaaatatttgataaagttggCTAACACATACATTGCCCCAAAATCTTTTAACCCATTATTAACCAATATAAAACTTCATAACTCGCTTATTTAGaagcaaaatttattaatatagaCTACAAAAGGTAGTACAACCCATATACAAATTATAAGTCACTGTACAAATATCATTCACTATGATTTTCATCATGATGATGTAGCGCTAAACTGCTGATGTTTTTGAAACCACAATAGAAAGAAAGATTGACTTTGAAGTAGACCTGTAAAAGGGAGCCAACCCGGCTCACCCGGTTTGGCTGAGAAGTGAGTTGACTTGACTTTTTTAGTAAGCTTGAATAAACGCAATCTGGCTCAGCCCACCCAGGCTAGTCGGTTGGGTTGGCTGGCTCAcctaattttcaaaaaaaatgtagaaaagccaaaaatagaaaaaatctATGCAATTTGTCATCTGTAATAAGAATAATCAGATGCTCACAGTCGTGGAAGTCTATTCATTCCAAGTTGATTAAATCTCTCTATTTCCATATGTTAAATCCAACAAAAACCAAGTAAATCATCAAACAATGTTTCCATATGCTTGGAATGATCCTACCATACTCCTGCATGATGGTGTAGTGATGGGCATATGATAGTGGTTTGATGTTTTGTTAGAAAGGGTGTCAAACAGAGAGAGGGTTGGCGGCTAGCGATGGCTGACGAATTCAAGTTGGCCATGGAAAAATGGCTGACCATTGGCTGGCAAGTTGGCGGTGGAGGCCGATGTTGCTAGGGATGTTTGTCTGAAAACAAGAGTAGGATGTAGTGTTTTGACTGCTGTTAAGATTCCAAAGTTTGAAAGTAAGGTTTGCAaggttgttgttattttttttatggaaatatTTCCCTAAGAAAAGTGCATTAATTCCCCAAGGATAGTTTCTATCTAGAAAGGGGGAAATTTTAGTTGAATGCAATGTCCCAAAAACGATTTGGAAcgaaaagaaattaaattgttcAATATGCATTAGTGGTTGGGAGCTTGATGTGTGCTCAAACATGTACTTGACCGGATACAAGGTACCAAAGATTACATGCTTGTGTAGTCTCTGAATGTGTAGCCCACTGATATGAGTGAGAATGTTGAAAGAGTATTAAGAAGGTACAGGGTTTGATCCTGTATCAATCCATGGGTTGAGTATCCAATGAAATAGCCTGCGAAAGAGGGAGCTTCTTTTTTGCCAACCCACCCTATTGTGGTTAGCTAGGTTGACTTGCAAACCAGAGCCAAGTTTGATAGCTCTACTTTAAAATGATTGTTTCCCTTGGAATTCCAATCCTTTTGGGGTTTAACACCAGAATTAACAATCTGCAAATGAACATCATGGTTACTAATTACTACAATGCACGTTAAGATCTTGTGATTTATTTGGTCAATGCAATTTTTCCTTTAGCTTAGCAAAATCACCAACATCACTCTCCACAATTTAAAAGAACAAGAAAAAAGTTATTGGGTTCTGTGCTAGTTTATTGCTTTTGATGTAATGGGCAATGCTGCCAATGCCGGTTGACCAACTTTTTACACTGAACTTTCTGTATAAGCTTCGATTAGTGTATCAATTTAACTGTTAATTTTCTAGGTTTGTCCTCTCCTGCGGGAAGGACTCTACCATAAAGCTTTGGGAGGTTGGCTCTGGAAGATTAGTCAAACAGTATCTTGGTGCCATGCATACACAACTAAGATGCCAGGtagtattattttaatattataatgttAATCGTTGTCAATTCATATACTGATAAGCCAACATTCAAGTCTTAATGGTGCAGCTTTTTAGTAATTTAACTTGCACTGAGAGAGATGTTCATGTTTGTGCTTCGCATTTTTTCCTGCATTTTTCAGTTAATTTGACTTACCATAAGTTATAAAAATGGTtagttttgatttaatttttgtctGTTGATTTCATTGGAAATAAAAAGCTTTAGCGAAAACTTTCACGATTGCTCGTAACCATGCATAAGTTGTGTCTTTTCGGGTACAATTTGAAAGTAGTTAACACATTTTACATAGAACTACAATCTCCTGGCCTATATTCAGTTAGCATTCCCATCCATGTTTACCATTCTTTGAACTCTATATGCAGGCTATTTTCAATGAGACAGAAGAATTTATTCTATCCATAGATGAACTGAACAATGAGGTATGTTCAGCTGTTTTCTGTTTGGTGGTGTTagctttataaaataaattttatatgaagAATCTGGTGCACTTTGCAGATCGTTATCTGGGATGCAATGACAACAGAAAAAGTAGCAAAATGGCCTTCGAATCATGTTGGTGCACCACGCTGGCTTGAACACTCACCAGTAGAGTCTGCTTTTATTTCATGTGGAACTGATAGATCAATTCGGTTCTGGAAAGAAACTACATAAAGTGGAAGGAGGTTtaatgcatataaagtattttaagAGACCACTGAATAAAGTTTATCAGAAaatctctctctccctctcaaTATTTCTGGCACTATTTTACCCTGCAGAATTAGTTAATGAATTCACCGCATAAATGGTAGAATTATGTTAGTTTCTGCTGATGTGGGGCGCTTAGTTTTTGAAGTACATGATAAAAACTGATGAATGTATATTGTTGGCAGGTCTATTTTGCATTGCCTATTTTTGAGTAAATGGTCAGATTAGTTCTTAAAACTGTAATTTATCAGTCAAATGTATTGTCATGTTATGTAGTTCAGGGATTATTTGATTAATGGAATATGCATTCAGGATTAATTTGACAAATATAATCAAAGAGTCAAATGTATTGTCATGTTATGTAGTTCAGGGATTATTTGATTAATGGAATATGCATTCAGGATTAATTTGACAAATATAATCAAAGAATCTTCATCATAAATTCCACTATTTAGATACCAGTATGACAATGTAGTATAACTTTTAGGggttaatttgattatttactgccatttttatttttattttttcatcctTCAACTAACAGAAATAATAAATGATGAAAAAATTGACTTGAGCAATAAGAGTGCAATTTTGACAcgatttatttaaattacaagCTCAAATAGAATAATGGAAAATGTGTTGAAAGTTTCATcatgttaaaaatcataaatcacTGAAATAAATATCAGACTAAATTACTCTTTTAGTcctttaacttattttattgtTTCTCTTTATTTCTCTAATTATTTTTCGTTCCGTTTTGTcagttaattatatttatgttagtTGAATTGTTCTTTTTCTCTAATCCAAACACGaccttaaaatataaaaaacttataTGCCAAATACACACACAAACAGATATGAAACACAACCTTATGTAATAACTACAACAcacataaaaacacaaatttttctAAAGCTAAACACCAATGAAAAATCGAAAAACTCAAATCCGAACACTTTGAATCcgtaaaattgaaagaaaatctTAACACGGCCTTAAAGTGATATGAATCGAgtaattaagaaataaatataagattggTGAAGAGCGTTGAGTCTTCTTGTTTAGAATCCCTTgtgaattaacaaaaaaaaaattatttttatttttatgagtttgaaaTGTTATGTATTTGACTTTAAGTTATGGATTTAAAAGGTTATGTTTGAAGGTCACATGATTCATGATTTTTCTAGGTTTTTAGATtgaaaaatatcatatatttctGGGTTTATGGATTTGAAGATGAGATGAAAAAGATAGCAAAAATTAACgttgtttttacaaaaattaccaACTTGACTAATAAAAGTATAGTTAAAAGATCAAAACGGAGAAAAAAGTAATTAGGACTAAAATACaatcagaaaataaaataagacacTAAAGAGTAAtttaacctaaatattaataagGAAGTAGGGTGTGATCGTTGATCAGGGTTCGAAGGTGCTGCTTTCTTGCTATTCTTATTGGTGTTACTTTCCCTAGAGTagttttgttgttttaaaataaagtagaaAGTTAAAAATGAGATGAGTAAAATGTTTTAAGTAAATAATGCAACCATAAGGATGTTGTATGAGACGAAATGTTGGGTGGTAAAAAGTCAACATGAGAATAAAATAAGTGTAACAAAGATGTGAATGTTGTGTTGGATGTGTGAAAAAACTAGATGGGATATGATTATGAACGATTGAATTAGAGAGAGATTTGGAGTAACACCGACAATATAAATTAGGTTTATGTAGTTTGAACATGTTGAAAGGAGACTTGTATATTATGTAATAAGAATAGTAAATCAAATAGAGAGTAGTATGTTAGGTACCGTGTTTGGGCCTAAGTCCACCGAATGTGTTAAATTGGGGAATTGGTTaatagttaaaaaccttaatgtTATGGCATCTATAATAACTAAGCTGTTGCGGAATCTGGTGGAGCGCAACATCCAAAATCGACTAAACAACAAGGATTCTTAAGAGACTTATACACCACATCttaacccaaaaccttaaggcattagATTTATGAGTCATTTCTctttatatatccaatataacTTCCATTTCTAGTCGATGTgagactaaccactcataattgaattccaacaattggtatcagagagCCTCCGAAGTCCGAAGCCATCATGACATTTTCGTGACTTGGTCTCTTTATTACTTCATTGTTTTAGATATAACATCCATGTGTTTGTTGGTGTTTTATTTTTCCTACGTTCTGTTATTTATTTAgtgtttttgttgttatttttagtATTTGTCATGTTTGTATCCATGGTGTTTGTTGAAAGGCCCTTTAAGTGTTTGTATCCATGATGTTTGTTGAAAAGTCATGTAAATGTTTGACCTCTTGGAATTGCATTTTGTATTCAGTGTTAACAATGGCCACTATAAATACAGGATCACTGTtcttttcaacaaaataaaccCTGTGGTTAAGTTTTTGCTACTAACACCTTGATCAATTTGTGAAGAATCACCAACTCGTGTTAATCAACAAAATACACCCTGTGGTAAGTTTTCGCAGTTGTTAATTGAGATAATGGCAAGACATGAATCCAATTAGCAGTTGTCACTGACACACACCACTTTAACCATATAGACAACCCAGtgttattatatataactataactataactatagctatcaaatttcaaatatataataaaaactgAGCAAAGATGACAATAGGCCATTAGTCTATATCTTTGCTGTTGTCCTCTTGCCACAAAATCTTAATCTGGATCAATAACAACGTTGCATTGTTCTTATACATCAAAGAAATGACCAATTTGTGTGAATACTAAATTTGTCAGCATGTATTCTTTTAGGATAAATATTCCCAACACCAGGTTAATTTCATCAACAAATCAAAGAATCTTAGTTGCTAAATTGCTTGGTATAAACACAGAGCATGTCATAGACCATTCACCCAACTAACAGAGTAACATTATACGAAGATCAAATCACTACACCAGTgaggcttataaaaaaaacactacACCAGTGAGTCCATGAAAGCCTTATGTTCTTCACATCTTGATCAGTTTGAGGAAACTTCTGCGGTTTAAAGAGCTTCCAAAGTCCAGGTGGATGCTTGCTTTTAACTTCAACCTTACCTGAAAATCTCCCATATATTTTTTCACATTCAGGGTAAGGCTTCACATAAAGATTGTAAAATCTAAGCCTAGTTGGTTTAACAAGATCCTTCAATCCAACTTTAAACCCAATTGCATCTTTTCCTTTCAAATACTCAATCACATTGTATCTAGGAACAAtctgtttttcaaaattcaCACCCAAGTATTCTGGAACCTCATGCAAACAATCAACACTATATTTCATCCTATGAACTAAAAATCCAGAAACGTTCAGCTCACGTACGTGAATCAATTTTCAAAATCCAATagcatacgtgaactcagttcacgaaCCATGTATGTGAATGAGTTCACGTAGTGTGTACGTGATCTAAGTTCACGTAATATGTAATGAtatcacgtacgtgaactcaattcacgtacaATTTAAAGATTGAAAATGAGTttacgtacgtgaactgagttcatgtaagaGTATGACATTGAGTTCACGTAGccttattgttttgatttttattatgatttttgtttcgCAGATATGGTGCGCACTATGTTTACTGATAGAGAGGGTCGTGTTATACTTAACGAGGGCACTTCTAATGCGGAAGGTCGTCGTGTTAGGCCAACTACTTTTGCACGGGCACAACAACGACGAGTACAGCGGCAACAGGAAGAATCCCAACCGGAATCCCAATTTGAAGCCCAACCAGCTGACATAGATGAACCTCCATGACATGATGGATATCCTGGTGGTCCGGTTGATAGTTTTGTCCTTAGGACATTCGGCGATCATGTGGCGATTCGACTCTGGGATGACGTGGTAATTTTCTCAATCAAATTAAgttaaactatatttttttaacttttatttttcacttaATTAATTTCAGGATGGCAGAGAATTAAGGGTGTTTAgcaacagaaaaaaaattaaaagaagctATTATTGAAGACGAAGAGGTTGAGCAATTGGTTAAAAGCTCGAGACTGTATTTTTTGCTAAAATGCAGCTACGAAATGATCGACAAAAGGATCATTTCTGCATTCGTAGAATGGTGGCTTCGTGACATCAATAGCTTTCATCTCCCAATTGGAGAGATGACGATAACTTTGGACGATGTGTCCTCTCTGCTGCATATCCCCATCACCGGTGCATTCTTTagtgttaatgtatttaacaagGATGACGGTGCAGATATATTGACAGAGTTTCTTGGAGTTAGTCACGATGTTGCTTATGCTGAATTTAATGTCACGCGGACAACCACAGTTCGGTATAGTTGGTTACTTGAGGTATACTATCAGCATTGTCGTGACCAGCATTGGCAGATGGTTGCGAgaatatttcttttgtttttggtcGGTTGCACACTTTTCAGCGATAAGAGTGCCTACGCAGTTAGCGTTGCCTATCTTGAGTGCTTCCGAGACCTCAATTCTTGCGAGAGATATGCATGGGGTGCAACTGCTCTTGCTTACCTATATGACAATCTTCGAAAAGCCATCATGCATCAAACTAGAACTGTTTCAGGGCATCTAACACTTTTACAGGTAAATTGTATGGTTGTTTATTGTGtttataatttctattattaatgattctaaactaatgatatgttattatatatgtgcAGGCGTGGGTCTATGAGCATTTTCCTATATTATGTAGAGATTATTGTAGACTTTATTCTAGTTATGTTGAAGACTACCCTAGAGCACTTAAATGGAAGCTTAAAAGGGATAAGAGTTTGGTTCTTCCATTTAGGAAAGCTCTTGATGAGATTGGCATTGATGAGGTCTATTGGACACCATATGAGGAGCATCGATTGAGGCGACCTTTTGAAGAGGTTTTTTTATTTCGAGGGTGGATACGCTGGGCTCCGAATATGTATGCTCATATGCCAGACATAATATTGCGGCAATACGGTATGTCCAAACCATTCTTGGCTCACCATTAGAGGTAGTGGGTCAGACGACCACATCAGATGAAATAAACATTATGTTTACGCAATATGCTGTACATGTAGTGGATGCTGGCACAGTTGTGCAGGGACATGTAGTCTGCTCGAATGATTACATTGACTGGTTTCGCATGATTTCTCATCCATACATCATTTGTAGAGAACCACTCCATGAAGAACCTACCGTTCATGCAGCTGATGCAGAACCTACTGATCATGCATATGATGATGTCACTCATGCAGCTGATGACGTCGATCCCGCAGATGACACAATTCACATAatggtatattaattattcatattttatttagtcatattttatttttactagtcatatttaatttattttaactattcatatttgatttattttttattgcaaaGTCGAACAATACAAATTATTGAAGAGCTTATTGGTCGGCaactgatattttatttattacctGATAGCATGCCACTCGTTAATGAGTTAATTTTGATGCTGCAAAGTCGGAGGGGTGGCGGTAGAGATTGGACTAACATTGTACCATATCGTAGGAGAAATAGACGAACTTAGGATTCATTTAGAATATTTTGGATATGTAATATTTGGGTATGTAATATTTGGAATATTTTGTGAAGTACTGATTTGACAATTTATAACAATcgcaatatttttaatttaattcatacaatatattaatccaatatGTTTACAATATTaagttaaatatcacaatacgCTTATAATATATTCATCTAGTTTACTTTTCAGTTTACAACATGTTCATCTATACTGCATGGAAATATCTTCAACTAATGTTGAATGTGatcattgtaaataaatttcCATTGGCGTGCTTCTTCTGTGCAATATTTTCTCCACAAATTACTTGCTAACGGTTAAAATGATAGTTCTAAGTGGAAAAATTAAATACCTGCATAAAATGACCGTTATTAACAAATGCAATAACTATCATACGATGATCTGAAATAAGTGTTGGTGGTGGACTTCTATGTGGAAAAAATGTTTGCGATTGGTTAAGTGGTAATGCGACGAAAACCAAGTTAAATTTCGAAGCAATCACATATCTTATTTCTGGAAGTGTCATCCAATTATCCAAAGTTGCAACTTGTTCAACATACACATTGTGTATAAGTTGTTGAAAAAAAGTTTGTCCACCATATATTATCTCGTAATGAGACATGAACTATTGAAGCTCTACCACACACTCTTGATGAATGAATGGCCAAGTGTTCTCACCTATTCCAAGTAAAACTGCAACTGCACGAGATCCACAATTACCATCCTCACCCACGTCAATAATGTCATATATGAATTTGTGAATTTCAACCGACAACCAATCCTTGAAGATAAGAACTTACTGACTGATGGTCAAGGTGTGAGCTTTTTGACTGATGATCGAGGTTGCTGTATTTTATTAGATGTTACAGTACTACATGCATTTGTGCCACTACATCGAACACTTGCATCCACATACTCCCACTAATATGGATCACGCTTGGTTGATTTACCTTTAAGTGCAATTTTGTTAGGTACATCAAGTTATTCAAACTTTTTCACTATCACTTCTATTTCATGTTTCACAGATAATTCTGAAGGTTTATCCGATCCATCATCATGAAAAGTTAATTTAGTCTACCAAACATGAATAACGTCTAATGGAATGGAACAGAGGATCATACTATACCTGACTatttcacatgcacaaggtagaTCATGTGTTCTCCTAACTGTGCAACGACATTCAGACTTATCAATGCTTACATACTTCACGTGATCAAACTCTGCCGCAATGTGATCTATTACATTTTTGGACACAATACCATGCAAATTGGCGTACAATCTGTTAATATGTCGATGAACCTTTTAAATTATGCTCTTTTAAAATGATGCTATTATCTCACCGTGTTGTAATACAATCATGCTATTGATGGTTTCCCAAACATTGCATATATCACCAATGCTATCTtgtaatattctttttaaactcCAGTGTGCCGACTCAATCCTTTGTGTTGTAGTGTTCTCAAAATGCATAATTCTATTTGTCCACgcctcaacaaatctttccttgtgAGGAATTAACCACTAGTCATGTACATAATCATTAAAGATAGATGAGTTACTACAAATTCCTTCAAAGTTAGCTAAATTCATGTAGTACTAAGCCTCATCATAATTATAAACAAGAGTCTCTCATGCCTCTATTATTTGCACCTGCGTCTTTTTTGGAAAAATAGTCATCTTGCACTTTGCTTTGACATTTTTGCACTCATGAAACAAGCATAATAAATTGACTGCTTTTggaaaaacatattcaactacgttcatcaaagcaagatctctatcagtaACAATTACTTCAACTTCACCACCTTTAATTTGTTCTTTCAATATTTATAGTGCCCACGTAAAATTATCAGCACGCTCAGACTGTAGATACGCAAATCTCacacaaaatgtcatttcaatAGATGTAAAACCAATAATATCAAGTAATGATATTCAATACCTACATGTCTTGTATGTGCTATCcataatcaatattatgtgaaaattatttacaagagtgaTAACGTCTGAATGAGCCCAAAATATGTCTCTCAACTCATTTGAAACCCTCTACCTTCCTATATCGATAGACGTATTTGTCGCGTTCCATCAATGTCAAAAGATGTTGCATttctgttctattacctctaagGGACGAACAATATGTTTGACGTGCattgtaaacttgttttattTTCGTCAAACTTGTAACATTATGATCCATTAGTGTCATCAATATGTTTCTTGGTTTGATCATATTCTTCGTCATATCACCAAGTACAACTTTCTCTTCCTGAGACAATCGGCCTAAGAAACGATGACCAgtaatttttttggaaaatttgTGGTTATGGACACCACATATTACATGCAGATACCATCCCTCACCAACACTTGATGGTGTACCTCTCAATCTAAATGGGCATTCACATTTTCTACTCCAAGTACTCCTCGTAGGTTTAGGATTCTTTCAAGGTCTATATTTATCGcttctttcacaaccaagaattaattttgtctttgttcttgGTCGTGCTGTAGCAATTTCGGATCTAAAAATGACAACAACAATTCCATTTTCCCTTCCAACATTTCTAACCCATTTCAGTAAATCATCTCTCATATCAAACATCATGTCGATGCTAACCACATAAGTCAAATCAACCATAACAGGCTCACCTCTGTTGTTCATAGCATCATTCATTGCATCaaaatcatcatacatttcATCGAAATCACGTTCCAAACCGTCATCCATATCCTCAAAATCAGGTTCGAAACCTTCATACATTTCGTCAATGTTGTCTCCCCTTTTGTCCATTTATCTATATCCAgaagaaagggaaaaaaaatcaggattttgcttaacatttacgtgaactcaaCTTCACGTATGTTtatgtgaactgagttcatgtacgTTTACGTAAATTG
Protein-coding sequences here:
- the LOC101503010 gene encoding cleavage stimulation factor subunit 50; this encodes MENSNSEQTVQDGKLYRHLNSLIVAHLRHNNLIQAASSVASATMTPLNVEAPPNRLLELLSKGLAAEKDDVSRGTSSSPFHDLGGSLPLPRPSATVIDFSSLPDLKGPSKSFPKHETRHLSEHKNVARCARFSPDGRFVATGSADTSIKLFEVSKIKQMLLPDAKDGPVRSVVKTYYDHIQPVNDLDFHPQGTILVSGAKDQSIKFFDISKANAKRSYRVIQDTHNVRSVSFHPSGNFLLAGTDHAIPHLYDINTFQCYLSANVPDVNPNGAINQVRYSCTGSMYVTASKDGAIRLWDGITANCVRSITAAHGTVEATSAIFTKDQRFVLSCGKDSTIKLWEVGSGRLVKQYLGAMHTQLRCQAIFNETEEFILSIDELNNEIVIWDAMTTEKVAKWPSNHVGAPRWLEHSPVESAFISCGTDRSIRFWKETT